The Hippoglossus hippoglossus isolate fHipHip1 chromosome 19, fHipHip1.pri, whole genome shotgun sequence genome has a segment encoding these proteins:
- the LOC117753421 gene encoding poly(A) polymerase type 3-like — protein MVVVPLQGPAMSDSTESQSSAVPEIPQHYRISVPIGTDMLPKEDWIQTNELIKSLKSHDVFADDVELQHRETVVKRLNSLFKEWLQDMCIEMNVPENVTDNVGYRLLPFGSYGLGAFSKGADIDALCVGPVFLDRTVFFTSFFEKIKAQEEAKDIQAIGKAFVPVINLTFDGIEVDLVYAQMPRRSLSDTLNLLDDMWMKDMDKASARSLNGYRVTEEILRLVPNVSNFRLALIAIKLWAKRRNIYSSKLGFLGGVSWAILVARICQFNPNMTASSLVMKFFRVYSMWEWPIPIRLRVVQDLNYNLPFWDSTYNRRDHYHLMPILTPAYPQQNSAFNVSLSSLAILVEEFNRGHTIVQEIQQHKADWFKLFETPHFMDKYWDYLQVEATSATEEQHLDWVGLVESRIRHLVGALWKHQCITLAHVNVQPYSPPEEALSTKWVIGFTLTDEYKKMRNKNDIDLTCEVRNFTDAVYNLAKTSGVFQKGMVVSVNYEKREAVAKSANVPPCHTADKVRSNI, from the exons ATGGTCGTTGTCCCCCTCCAGGGACCCGCCATGTCTGA TTCAACTGAGAGCCAATCATCTGCAGTCCCAGAAATTCCCCAGCATTACAGGATCAGTGTTCCGATCGGCACAGACATGCTGCCAAAGGAGGACTGGATCCAGACAAATGAACTCATTAAAAGTCTGAAGTCGCATGATGTCTTTGCGGATGAcgtggagctgcagcacag aGAGACGGTTGTGAAAAGACTGAATTCCCTCTTTAAGGAGTGGCTCCAAGACATGTGTATAGAAATG AACGTACCTGAAAATGTCACTGACAACGTCGGATACAGGCTGCTGCCGTTCGGCTCCTATGGCTTGGGAGCTTTCTCCAAAG GTGCTGATATTGATGCTCTTTGTGTTGGGCCTGTATTTCTGGACAGAACGgtcttcttcacctccttctttGAGAAGATCAAAGCCCAGGAGGAGGCCAAAGACATACAG GCCATCGGAAAAGCATTCGTGCCGGTCATCAATTTGACATTTGATGGAATTGAG GTTGATTTAGTCTATGCCCAGATGCCACGGAGGTCTCTCAGTGACACACTCAACCTTCTTGACGACATGTGGATGAAGGACATGGATAAAGCCTCCGCCAGGAGTCTCAATG gTTACAGAGTCACAGAGGAAATCCTCCGTCTTGTGCCGAACGTCTCAAACTTCAGGCTCGCTCTGATAGCCATCAAGCTGTGGGCCAAAA GACGCAACATTTACTCTAGCAAGCTGGGCTTCTTGGGCGGGGTATCCTGGGCCATTCTGGTAGCCAGAATTTGCCAGTTTAATCCAAACATGACAGCATCCAGCCTGGTGATGAAGTTCTTCAGGGTCTACTCCATGTG gGAGTGGCCTATCCCTATTCGTCTGAGGGTAGTGCAGGACCTCAACTACAACCTTCCTTTCTGGGATTCCACG TATAACAGACGTGATCATTACCACTTGATGCCGATCCTCACGCCGGCATACCCCCAGCAGAACTCAGCGTTcaatgtgtctctctcctcgctAGCCATCCTGGTCGAAGAGTTCAATCGGG GCCACACTATCGTCCAGGAAATACAGCAGCACAAAGCCGACTGGTTCAAACTCTTTGAAACACCACATTTTATGGACAAGTACTG GGATTACCTTCAGGTGGAAGCAACTTCTGCTACAGAGGAGCAGCATCTTGATTG GGTCGGCCTGGTGGAGTCCAGGATCAGACACCTGGTGGGAGCTCTCTGGAAACATCAGTGCATTACCTTGGCTCATGTGAATGTGCAGCCCTACTCTCCACCCGAGGAGGCTCTGAGCACAAAGTGGGTGATTGGATTTACCCTGACAGACGAGTACAAGAAGATGAGGAACAAGAACGATATCGACCTGACCTGTGAAGTCCGCAACTTTACTGATGCtg TCTACAACCTGGCAAAGACCAGTGGCGTGTTTCAGAAGGGAATGGTCGTTTCAGTCAACTATGAAAAGAGGGAGGCTGTTGCCAAAAGTGCCAATGTGCCGCCCTGCCACACAGCTGACAAGGTTCGCTCAAACATTTGA